From a region of the Sporosarcina ureilytica genome:
- the asnS gene encoding asparagine--tRNA ligase: MKTIMIHEMADHVGETVRIGAWLANKRSSGKIAFLQLRDGSGFVQGVVVKEVVGEDIFKTARGISQESSLYITGEVVVDERSSFGYELQVSDVEIIREAVDYPITPKNHGTEFLMDNRHLWLRSRKQHAVMKVRDEIIRATYEFFHMNGFVKVDPPILTGSSPEGTSDLFETNYFDEKAYLSQSGQLYMEAAAMALGKVFSFGPTFRAEKSSTRRHLIEFWMIEPEMAFVEHAESLEVQEQFVTHIVQSVLENCSLELERLGRDVSKLEKIQAPFPRISYDDAIEFLHEKGFDDIQWGDDFGAPHETAIAESYDMPVFITHYPIGIKPFYMQPHPDRDDVVLCADLIAPEGYGEIIGGSERIYDYELMKQRIKEHNLDEEAYKWYLDLSKYGAVPHSGFGLGLERTVAWISGVEHVRETNPFPRLLNRLYP; the protein is encoded by the coding sequence ATGAAAACAATTATGATTCATGAAATGGCAGACCATGTCGGAGAAACAGTGCGTATCGGCGCATGGCTTGCGAATAAACGTTCAAGTGGTAAAATTGCATTTTTACAATTACGTGACGGTTCTGGTTTTGTCCAAGGCGTCGTTGTAAAAGAAGTAGTTGGGGAAGACATTTTCAAAACAGCAAGAGGAATCTCACAGGAAAGTTCACTGTATATCACTGGAGAAGTTGTAGTCGATGAAAGGTCATCATTTGGCTATGAATTACAAGTAAGTGACGTCGAGATTATTAGAGAAGCTGTAGATTATCCAATTACACCCAAAAATCACGGGACAGAATTCTTAATGGACAATCGTCATCTTTGGTTACGTTCACGTAAGCAACATGCAGTCATGAAAGTTCGCGATGAAATTATCCGTGCAACATATGAATTTTTCCATATGAATGGTTTCGTCAAAGTTGATCCACCAATTTTAACAGGTTCTTCACCTGAAGGTACATCTGATTTATTTGAAACGAATTACTTTGATGAAAAAGCCTATTTATCACAATCCGGTCAGTTGTATATGGAAGCTGCCGCAATGGCATTAGGGAAAGTATTTTCATTTGGACCCACTTTCCGTGCGGAGAAATCAAGCACACGTCGTCATTTAATTGAGTTTTGGATGATTGAGCCTGAAATGGCTTTCGTCGAACACGCGGAAAGCTTAGAAGTACAAGAACAATTTGTGACACATATCGTTCAATCTGTCCTAGAAAACTGTTCATTAGAACTAGAAAGACTTGGCCGTGATGTATCGAAACTCGAAAAAATTCAAGCGCCATTCCCACGCATTTCTTATGACGATGCAATTGAGTTTTTACATGAAAAAGGTTTTGATGATATTCAGTGGGGCGATGATTTCGGTGCACCTCATGAAACTGCAATCGCAGAAAGTTACGATATGCCTGTGTTTATTACACATTATCCAATTGGCATTAAACCGTTCTACATGCAGCCACATCCAGACCGAGACGATGTCGTATTATGTGCTGATCTAATCGCACCTGAAGGATACGGTGAAATTATTGGTGGTTCAGAACGAATTTATGATTATGAACTAATGAAACAACGTATTAAAGAACATAATCTAGATGAAGAAGCATACAAATGGTACCTCGATTTATCTAAATACGGGGCAGTCCCACATTCAGGATTTGGGCTTGGACTTGAACGTACAGTCGCTTGGATTTCAGGCGTAGAACACGTTCGCGAAACAAATCCATTCCCACGTTTATTAAATAGATTGTATCCATAA
- a CDS encoding pyridoxal phosphate-dependent aminotransferase — protein MNNRLASRVNTLTPSTTLAITAKAKEMRESGIDIIGLGAGEPDFNTPENILSAAIDSMKDGKTKYTPSGGLIELKDAVIAKLERDQGLTYAREEVMIGVGAKHVLYTLFQVILNPGDEVIIPTPYWVSYPEQVKLAGGVPVHIEGTTAANFKVTAEQIENAVTDKTKAIIINSPGNPTGMIYTAEELESIVQVCKEKDILIVSDEIYEKLIYDGQEHISPAQLSEDAKKRTLIINGVSKSHSMTGWRIGYVAGDAEIVKAMTNLASHSTSNPTTTAQYAALEAYNGPQDTVEEMRKDFEARLDKVHPQLAEIPGFHVLKPQGAFYLLPDVTEALEKTGFASVDDFAAALLTEANVAIIPGSGFGAPNTIRLSYATSIELIEEAIRRIHQFVKENWKE, from the coding sequence TTGAACAATCGCTTAGCATCTAGAGTAAATACATTAACGCCTTCAACAACTTTAGCTATTACGGCAAAGGCAAAGGAAATGAGAGAGTCAGGAATCGATATCATTGGTCTTGGCGCGGGTGAACCTGACTTTAACACACCAGAAAACATCTTATCTGCTGCCATCGATTCAATGAAAGATGGTAAAACGAAATATACGCCTTCTGGTGGTTTAATTGAATTGAAAGATGCAGTCATTGCCAAATTGGAAAGAGACCAAGGGCTTACATATGCGCGTGAAGAAGTGATGATTGGCGTTGGGGCAAAACATGTATTATATACACTTTTCCAAGTGATTTTAAACCCAGGCGATGAAGTGATTATTCCAACACCTTATTGGGTGAGTTACCCTGAACAAGTGAAATTAGCAGGTGGCGTTCCTGTGCATATTGAAGGAACGACTGCAGCGAATTTCAAAGTAACAGCAGAACAGATTGAAAATGCTGTGACAGATAAAACAAAAGCCATTATCATCAACTCACCAGGCAATCCAACTGGCATGATTTATACGGCAGAAGAACTTGAAAGTATCGTTCAAGTGTGTAAAGAGAAAGATATTTTAATCGTATCAGATGAAATTTATGAAAAACTAATTTACGATGGACAAGAACATATTTCACCTGCACAATTATCGGAGGATGCGAAAAAACGTACATTAATTATTAACGGTGTATCAAAATCGCATTCTATGACAGGTTGGAGAATCGGGTATGTTGCTGGAGATGCTGAAATCGTTAAGGCGATGACGAATCTTGCAAGCCATTCAACATCGAATCCAACGACAACAGCGCAATATGCCGCGCTTGAAGCGTATAACGGTCCACAGGATACAGTGGAAGAGATGCGTAAAGATTTCGAAGCCCGACTAGATAAAGTTCATCCACAACTGGCGGAGATACCAGGTTTTCATGTATTAAAACCACAAGGCGCGTTCTACTTGTTACCAGATGTCACTGAAGCACTGGAGAAAACGGGCTTTGCAAGTGTAGATGATTTTGCCGCAGCGCTATTAACTGAAGCGAATGTCGCGATTATTCCTGGCTCAGGATTCGGAGCACCAAATACGATTCGGTTATCCTACGCAACATCTATTGAGTTAATTGAAGAAGCAATTCGCCGCATTCATCAATTTGTTAAGGAAAATTGGAAAGAGTAA
- a CDS encoding DUF5590 domain-containing protein, which translates to MLNWVKFISAFLFALVTVIVITVFYNANKPIATVKDTAAEAAIRSGQIMTVDAVQPYNGTDALVTVFGVNPDGEKVAVFVNEREERKFQEVKLADGVSKETALQTVLQEHKVAKVLHVLLGTEENEPIWEVAFKNESGKLNYVYILFKDGEWSKRILNL; encoded by the coding sequence ATGTTAAATTGGGTTAAATTTATTTCGGCCTTCCTGTTCGCATTAGTGACGGTTATTGTCATCACAGTTTTTTACAATGCGAATAAACCAATCGCTACTGTAAAAGATACAGCAGCAGAAGCAGCCATCCGTTCAGGGCAAATTATGACAGTCGACGCCGTCCAACCGTATAATGGAACAGACGCATTGGTCACCGTATTCGGGGTGAATCCAGACGGCGAAAAAGTGGCAGTTTTTGTGAATGAACGAGAAGAAAGAAAGTTTCAAGAAGTTAAATTAGCGGATGGCGTCTCCAAAGAAACAGCGCTCCAAACTGTATTACAAGAGCACAAGGTAGCTAAAGTTTTACATGTCCTATTAGGTACTGAGGAGAACGAACCGATTTGGGAAGTTGCCTTTAAAAATGAAAGTGGTAAATTGAATTATGTATACATCCTATTTAAGGATGGAGAATGGTCAAAAAGAATTTTAAATTTATAG
- the dinG gene encoding ATP-dependent DNA helicase DinG: protein MDTKTYAVVDLETTGHSSAKGDRIIQIAIVLIKNGKIEQRYMRFVNPCQKIPPFIRELTNINDEDVEGAPTFEEIAEEVRGLLEGTVFVAHNTAFDLPFLQSEFKRCQVGKWSGRQIDTVELTKIVFPSLASYRLQDIAEELGIQLPSAHRADDDAEATSELLLQCYEKLHTLPLETLELLHKRSFKLKSDLASLFYTVLKNVRGKRQRIQYSKFRGIPFKPVTPTSSGQYGDGSYPTQEVQKTKLFKEAFPNFEKRSSQFSFMDTVWRTLTETSEVAAEVPTGIGKTIAYLLPAAFQSIEQGKPVVISTYTNYLVDKIVVSELEKISNMLNITLKATVLKGRNHYISLGKFEELLTLTDQSYDETFSIMQILVWLTETTTGDLGELNVSGGGQLFIDRIRNRSVSVSNEEREVDYYMQHLQACKHSNFIITNHAMLLSDINRTEPIFDQIAGLVVDEAHQLVQTAARLSETVFSYTTWKYIMGQLASTADGQLLSEIVALANRLGVSIPAMEQIATSFEQFSTAFDEVTSQLAYFVPETIKKQVGHRNTYALHELQNMQKQYEKVSTVMFNYLDIAEKIERRFAIHTVNMSKSERALIAEWSYWLRELKIKAGEWVELFLDNNKQKFAIWIERDQRSLPSSLMAIRHPLDSSATIQKFTERLKINRTGIVWTSGTLAIGHRTRYIPTQLGLDETVPIEVFDAPTHFYDGAEMYLVNNMPAIQQVSQSDYIEEVANAVIQTTMATGGRLFVLFTSKDMMKKTYDLIIDSEQLEEYALFAQGITGGSRMKLLKSFHQFNQSVLFGTSSFWEGVDVPGDALSAVIVVRLPFTSPEDPIFKAHAEKLTAEGKNPFTEYALPEAVMRMRQGFGRLIRSSSDKGAFIILDRRIETKSYGKYFIDALPNVHVKKVTLEVMVNELENCYNKGK from the coding sequence ATGGACACAAAAACTTATGCGGTTGTCGATTTGGAAACAACGGGACACTCTTCTGCTAAGGGAGATCGAATTATTCAAATCGCAATCGTTCTTATAAAAAACGGAAAAATTGAGCAAAGATATATGCGCTTTGTAAATCCTTGCCAAAAAATCCCGCCATTTATTCGAGAATTAACGAATATAAATGATGAGGATGTAGAAGGTGCACCTACTTTTGAAGAGATTGCTGAGGAAGTAAGGGGCTTATTGGAAGGGACTGTTTTTGTTGCGCACAACACAGCATTTGATCTGCCTTTCTTACAAAGTGAATTTAAACGTTGCCAAGTGGGCAAATGGTCGGGGAGACAAATTGATACTGTAGAATTGACCAAAATAGTCTTTCCGTCGCTTGCTAGTTATAGGTTGCAAGACATTGCAGAAGAACTAGGTATTCAGTTGCCGTCTGCACATCGGGCGGATGACGATGCAGAAGCTACGAGCGAGCTCCTGCTCCAATGTTATGAAAAATTACATACGCTCCCGTTAGAAACATTGGAATTACTTCATAAAAGGTCGTTTAAGCTTAAATCCGATTTAGCAAGTCTTTTTTATACCGTATTAAAAAATGTCCGTGGCAAACGTCAACGCATTCAATATTCAAAGTTCCGCGGAATACCTTTTAAACCTGTAACGCCAACATCAAGTGGACAATATGGGGATGGTTCCTATCCTACACAAGAGGTACAGAAAACCAAGTTATTCAAAGAGGCTTTTCCAAACTTTGAAAAAAGATCTTCCCAATTTTCCTTTATGGATACCGTTTGGCGAACATTGACGGAGACATCAGAAGTTGCAGCGGAGGTACCGACAGGGATTGGTAAAACAATCGCTTATTTATTACCAGCCGCATTTCAATCTATTGAACAAGGCAAGCCAGTCGTCATTAGCACATACACCAATTATTTAGTCGACAAAATTGTTGTGAGTGAATTGGAGAAAATCTCTAACATGCTGAACATCACACTAAAAGCGACTGTGCTTAAAGGGAGAAATCATTATATTTCTCTCGGGAAGTTCGAGGAGTTACTTACGCTAACAGATCAATCTTACGATGAGACATTTTCAATCATGCAAATTCTTGTATGGTTAACGGAAACAACTACCGGCGATCTAGGCGAATTAAACGTTTCCGGCGGAGGTCAATTATTTATCGACCGAATTAGAAACCGTTCGGTTAGCGTGTCAAATGAAGAGCGTGAAGTTGATTATTATATGCAGCATTTACAGGCATGCAAACATTCAAATTTTATTATTACGAATCATGCGATGTTGTTGTCAGATATCAATCGAACGGAGCCGATTTTTGATCAAATTGCTGGTTTAGTTGTAGATGAAGCGCATCAACTCGTTCAAACTGCCGCAAGACTTAGTGAAACTGTCTTTTCATATACAACGTGGAAATATATTATGGGGCAACTTGCTTCAACTGCCGATGGACAATTGCTTTCAGAAATCGTGGCATTAGCTAACCGGTTAGGCGTGTCCATTCCCGCAATGGAACAGATTGCAACTTCGTTTGAACAGTTTTCAACTGCGTTCGATGAAGTGACAAGTCAATTGGCCTATTTCGTTCCGGAAACGATTAAAAAACAAGTAGGCCATCGAAATACTTATGCACTCCATGAACTACAGAATATGCAAAAGCAATATGAGAAAGTATCTACAGTCATGTTCAATTATCTCGACATTGCTGAAAAAATTGAAAGGCGATTTGCCATTCATACAGTGAATATGTCAAAAAGCGAGCGTGCATTAATTGCGGAATGGTCCTATTGGCTAAGAGAACTTAAAATTAAAGCAGGTGAATGGGTAGAGCTCTTTTTAGATAATAACAAACAAAAATTTGCCATTTGGATTGAAAGAGATCAACGGAGTTTACCAAGTAGTTTAATGGCCATTCGACATCCACTTGACAGTTCTGCCACTATACAAAAATTTACGGAGCGTCTAAAAATAAATCGCACGGGTATTGTATGGACTTCAGGGACGCTAGCCATTGGTCATAGAACGAGATATATTCCAACGCAATTAGGTTTGGATGAAACAGTCCCAATTGAAGTGTTTGACGCACCAACCCATTTTTACGATGGAGCAGAAATGTATCTTGTGAACAATATGCCTGCTATTCAACAAGTTTCGCAATCGGATTATATTGAAGAGGTTGCGAATGCGGTGATTCAAACAACAATGGCAACGGGGGGAAGATTATTTGTACTCTTCACATCAAAAGATATGATGAAGAAAACATATGATCTGATTATTGATAGTGAACAATTGGAAGAATATGCGCTTTTTGCACAAGGTATTACGGGCGGCAGCCGGATGAAATTATTAAAATCATTTCATCAGTTTAACCAGTCAGTTTTATTTGGAACGAGCAGTTTCTGGGAAGGTGTGGACGTTCCAGGGGACGCACTGTCAGCAGTGATTGTTGTTCGTTTACCTTTTACTTCACCAGAAGATCCTATCTTTAAAGCGCATGCGGAGAAATTAACAGCCGAAGGAAAGAATCCTTTTACGGAGTATGCGTTGCCGGAAGCCGTCATGCGTATGCGCCAAGGATTTGGAAGGCTTATTCGCTCGTCGTCTGACAAAGGTGCGTTTATTATTTTGGATAGAAGAATTGAGACAAAATCATACGGGAAATACTTTATTGATGCTTTGCCAAATGTCCATGTGAAAAAAGTAACGCTTGAAGTAATGGTGAATGAACTCGAAAATTGCTATAATAAAGGTAAGTAA
- the panD gene encoding aspartate 1-decarboxylase: MFRMMMNSKLHRATVTEADLNYVGSITIDADLLEAANMYPNEKVHVVNNHNGARFETYIIAGERGSGVICVNGAAARLVQKGDIVIILSYVYVTETEAESHEPTVLILDEQNQIQQMIKEAPSMRI, translated from the coding sequence ATGTTCAGAATGATGATGAATAGCAAATTACACCGAGCAACTGTTACAGAGGCAGATTTGAATTATGTAGGCAGTATTACAATTGACGCTGACTTGCTAGAAGCAGCTAATATGTATCCGAATGAAAAAGTGCATGTCGTCAATAATCATAACGGTGCACGTTTTGAAACGTATATTATTGCAGGTGAGCGGGGAAGTGGCGTCATTTGTGTCAACGGGGCTGCAGCTAGACTCGTTCAAAAAGGCGACATTGTGATTATTTTGTCATACGTTTATGTGACGGAAACAGAAGCGGAAAGTCACGAACCGACTGTGTTGATTTTAGATGAGCAAAACCAAATTCAACAAATGATAAAAGAAGCCCCTAGTATGCGTATTTAA
- the panC gene encoding pantoate--beta-alanine ligase, protein MKIVNSIEQLRKLLNRQVRQHRTVGFVPTMGFLHEGHLALVKKAREENDIVVMSIFVNPTQFGPNEDYATYPRNEQRDVALAAEAGVDIVFMPDKDEMYPRIGEIQILPGAQAEVLCGASRSGHFDGVLKVILKLFNIVDPDRSYFGKKDAQQLAIIETFVEDFNFRTTIERVPTVREKDGLAMSSRNVRLSPKERSEAPVLYEALQLGKKYLEQGKETSVVEHEVAQLIENKTSGAIDYVALLAYPSLQPLTVDSEEAILACAVTFEKARLIDNVIVKLKDELPCSE, encoded by the coding sequence ATGAAAATCGTTAATTCTATTGAGCAATTGCGAAAGCTTTTAAATCGACAAGTGCGGCAACATCGAACGGTAGGGTTTGTACCAACGATGGGCTTTTTACATGAAGGTCACCTAGCACTCGTTAAAAAGGCTAGGGAAGAGAACGATATTGTTGTGATGAGTATATTTGTGAACCCGACACAATTTGGTCCTAATGAAGATTATGCAACTTATCCGAGAAATGAACAAAGAGATGTCGCATTAGCAGCAGAAGCTGGTGTTGATATTGTTTTTATGCCAGATAAAGACGAGATGTATCCGAGGATAGGAGAGATTCAAATTTTACCGGGGGCTCAAGCGGAAGTACTTTGCGGTGCATCACGATCCGGCCATTTTGATGGTGTTTTGAAAGTCATATTGAAATTATTTAATATTGTCGACCCAGACCGTTCCTATTTCGGGAAGAAAGATGCGCAACAACTGGCGATCATTGAAACGTTTGTGGAAGATTTCAATTTCAGAACGACCATTGAACGTGTGCCTACTGTGAGGGAAAAGGATGGCTTGGCAATGAGTTCCAGAAATGTTCGACTCTCACCTAAAGAACGTTCGGAGGCCCCTGTGCTTTACGAAGCGTTGCAGCTTGGAAAAAAGTATTTAGAACAAGGTAAAGAAACAAGTGTCGTTGAACATGAAGTTGCACAGTTAATTGAAAATAAAACTTCAGGGGCTATCGACTATGTAGCATTGCTCGCTTATCCATCGCTCCAACCATTGACTGTTGATTCAGAAGAAGCCATCTTAGCTTGTGCAGTGACATTTGAAAAAGCTAGATTAATAGATAACGTAATCGTGAAATTAAAGGATGAATTGCCATGTTCAGAATGA
- the panB gene encoding 3-methyl-2-oxobutanoate hydroxymethyltransferase has protein sequence MKTTADFLNMKKDGEKVVMLTAYDYPTAKFAEDSGVDVILVGDSLGMVVLGYDSTVPVTVNDMIHHGKAVRRGAKDTFVVVDMPFGSYHGSYDRTLQDAVRIFQETGANALKLEGSGEVIHVIGMLTDTGIPVVAHLGLLPQHAGVLGGYKVQGKTAEAAEQLISDALAAERAGACMVVVECVPYQLAKKVSEALTIPVIGIGAGAETDGQVLVFHDTVQFGNHHIPKFVKKFSDAGRTIHDGLTAYVEEVKNGSFPAEQHRFTMKEEELVTLYGSGKGE, from the coding sequence ATGAAAACAACAGCAGATTTCTTAAACATGAAAAAAGACGGTGAAAAAGTTGTCATGCTGACGGCTTACGATTACCCAACGGCTAAGTTTGCAGAAGATTCAGGGGTTGATGTGATTTTAGTTGGCGATTCATTAGGCATGGTTGTACTAGGCTATGACTCAACAGTACCGGTGACAGTGAACGATATGATTCATCACGGTAAAGCTGTAAGAAGAGGCGCGAAAGACACATTCGTTGTCGTTGATATGCCTTTTGGTTCTTATCACGGTTCTTATGACAGAACATTACAAGACGCGGTGCGAATTTTTCAAGAAACTGGTGCAAATGCATTAAAGCTTGAAGGTTCAGGAGAAGTGATACACGTGATTGGCATGTTAACGGATACTGGTATCCCTGTCGTTGCTCACTTAGGTTTGTTACCGCAACATGCAGGTGTACTTGGTGGCTATAAAGTCCAAGGTAAAACGGCGGAAGCCGCGGAACAATTAATAAGCGATGCATTGGCGGCGGAGCGAGCGGGTGCTTGTATGGTGGTTGTAGAATGTGTACCTTATCAGCTAGCGAAAAAAGTATCTGAGGCACTTACGATTCCAGTAATAGGCATTGGCGCAGGCGCAGAAACAGACGGACAAGTACTTGTATTCCATGACACAGTCCAATTTGGAAATCACCACATCCCTAAATTTGTAAAGAAATTTTCCGATGCCGGCAGAACGATACACGACGGGTTAACTGCTTATGTGGAAGAGGTTAAGAATGGTTCCTTCCCCGCGGAGCAACATCGTTTTACAATGAAAGAAGAAGAACTCGTGACATTGTATGGCAGCGGAAAAGGTGAATGA
- a CDS encoding biotin--[acetyl-CoA-carboxylase] ligase yields the protein MTSTAKSELLKRLFDANGEPVSGQDLADEFGVSRTAIWKYVKDLEQEGYEIGTVRKRGYYLISTPDRINEANIKKYLTTEAFGQEIRYFESCDSTQFIAHELAQEGAQDGTVVVAEEQLTGKGRMARPWDSKAYKGIWMSVITRPHLTPQQAPQMTLVAAVAITRAIEEVTGLTPQIKWPNDLLINEKKVTGILTELQADPDLIKSIILGIGINVNQSIDEFPEELMSIATSLKIELGKTINRAELIATTLKYLEEYTKLYEAHGFSPIKLLWESYSNTIGRRIRATMVNQTVEGLAIGITEEGMLELKQDDGTIFGVYSGDIEFRK from the coding sequence ATGACTTCAACAGCAAAGAGTGAGTTGTTAAAAAGATTATTTGACGCAAACGGAGAGCCGGTTTCTGGACAAGATCTTGCCGATGAATTTGGCGTTTCCCGTACCGCGATCTGGAAATATGTGAAAGATTTAGAACAAGAAGGATATGAGATTGGAACAGTCCGTAAAAGAGGATATTATTTAATTTCAACGCCTGACAGGATAAATGAAGCCAACATAAAAAAATATTTAACGACCGAAGCATTTGGCCAAGAGATACGGTATTTTGAGTCTTGTGATTCCACGCAGTTTATTGCGCATGAGTTAGCACAGGAAGGCGCACAGGACGGGACAGTTGTTGTTGCTGAAGAACAGCTAACCGGTAAAGGGAGAATGGCACGGCCTTGGGATTCAAAAGCTTACAAAGGCATTTGGATGAGCGTCATTACAAGACCGCACTTAACCCCACAACAGGCCCCGCAAATGACGTTAGTAGCAGCTGTAGCAATTACAAGAGCGATTGAAGAAGTAACAGGCTTAACGCCCCAAATTAAATGGCCGAACGATTTATTGATTAATGAAAAAAAGGTAACGGGCATTTTAACGGAATTGCAAGCGGACCCAGACTTAATAAAATCTATCATTCTAGGCATTGGGATCAATGTGAATCAAAGCATCGATGAATTTCCAGAAGAATTAATGTCAATTGCTACTTCCTTGAAAATTGAACTCGGAAAAACAATCAATCGTGCAGAACTCATTGCAACTACGTTAAAATATTTAGAAGAATATACGAAGCTTTATGAAGCGCATGGATTTAGTCCAATTAAATTACTATGGGAAAGTTATTCAAATACAATTGGACGAAGAATACGTGCAACGATGGTGAATCAAACTGTTGAAGGCTTAGCGATTGGAATTACCGAGGAAGGTATGCTCGAATTAAAGCAAGATGATGGAACCATCTTTGGGGTTTATTCGGGGGATATTGAATTCAGGAAATAG
- a CDS encoding CCA tRNA nucleotidyltransferase: protein MIQPFGTPASYLVLEKLEQHGHEAVFVGGAVRDYLLGKRATDIDIATSAEPNEVKAIFSNTIDVGIAHGTVLVLLNHEPIEVTTFRTEGTYSDARRPDEVQFVKTLHEDLLRRDFTFNALAMTKDGQLIDLFNGQEDLKHKIIRAVGVPEERFHEDALRMMRALRFASVLDFTLDPATFEAIRNQAERLGNVSVERIKIEMDRLFLGTNPLAAFKLFTETKLSQALPLFPKETRGLEHALPFASANEGWAYLLVAGEYSASTLGGAYKLSNDEKRFIAAVETAYTIRKEHPFAMDEIYLFDVPVLEAAEKFYRSISMDEGFAPFPQFEKEKNKLAIQSPRDLSVNGRDLMNWADVKGGRWTGEWMKKIEAAVLHGRCVNDPNKIREWFMNDFNSKE from the coding sequence ATGATTCAGCCATTTGGGACACCGGCAAGTTATCTAGTTCTAGAAAAACTTGAACAACACGGGCATGAAGCTGTATTTGTTGGAGGAGCGGTGCGTGATTATTTACTCGGTAAACGAGCAACTGATATCGACATTGCGACTTCAGCAGAACCGAATGAAGTGAAGGCGATTTTTTCAAATACGATAGATGTAGGCATTGCACATGGGACCGTTTTAGTTTTGCTGAATCATGAACCAATTGAAGTGACGACTTTTCGAACAGAAGGGACCTATTCAGATGCGAGAAGGCCCGATGAAGTTCAATTCGTTAAAACATTACACGAAGATTTGCTACGTAGAGATTTTACATTTAATGCACTGGCAATGACGAAAGACGGTCAATTGATTGATTTATTTAACGGTCAAGAAGACTTAAAGCATAAAATAATCCGTGCGGTTGGTGTGCCAGAAGAACGGTTTCATGAAGATGCATTACGTATGATGAGGGCACTACGTTTTGCATCAGTATTAGATTTTACCCTTGACCCTGCTACATTCGAGGCAATTCGTAACCAAGCAGAACGGCTAGGAAATGTTTCTGTAGAACGAATCAAAATTGAGATGGACAGATTATTTTTAGGGACCAATCCATTGGCTGCATTTAAATTGTTTACAGAAACCAAGCTTAGTCAGGCGCTTCCGTTATTTCCTAAAGAAACGAGGGGATTGGAACATGCGCTTCCGTTTGCTTCAGCGAATGAAGGGTGGGCTTATTTACTTGTAGCTGGCGAGTATTCAGCTTCAACATTAGGCGGGGCTTATAAATTATCAAATGATGAGAAAAGATTTATAGCGGCAGTAGAGACTGCGTACACCATACGGAAAGAGCATCCATTTGCCATGGATGAGATTTATTTATTCGACGTACCTGTTTTGGAAGCTGCAGAAAAGTTTTACCGTTCAATTTCTATGGATGAAGGATTCGCACCTTTTCCGCAGTTTGAAAAAGAAAAAAACAAGTTAGCGATTCAATCGCCAAGAGACTTGAGCGTAAATGGTAGAGATTTGATGAATTGGGCGGACGTTAAAGGCGGTCGTTGGACTGGAGAATGGATGAAAAAAATCGAAGCCGCAGTCTTACATGGTCGATGTGTTAATGATCCGAATAAAATAAGGGAATGGTTTATGAATGACTTCAACAGCAAAGAGTGA